The following proteins come from a genomic window of Proteinivorax hydrogeniformans:
- a CDS encoding response regulator, whose translation MNILIVEDDPMVRDINAGFLRKINSNYKIYEASDVKSAKEVILSNSLDIVLLDIYLGEINGPALLKWIRDKELNVDVILITADNSAETIEMVLRLGAIDYIIKPFNFERFKQALNNVINRRRQLKSGEKITQDTLDKWIKKAGDKDLVQEKGINTSTYQTIKKFIKQSNAPLTAQKVSDSTDLARVTVRRYLEYMVEEGLVKEELNYGKVGRPQKSYLWIGVD comes from the coding sequence TTGAATATTTTAATTGTTGAAGATGATCCAATGGTAAGAGATATAAACGCTGGCTTTTTAAGAAAAATAAATTCTAACTATAAAATATACGAGGCCAGTGACGTTAAAAGTGCCAAAGAAGTAATTTTAAGCAATAGTTTAGATATAGTCTTGTTAGATATTTATTTAGGAGAAATAAATGGTCCAGCACTACTAAAATGGATCAGAGATAAAGAACTTAATGTGGATGTGATTTTAATAACAGCAGATAATAGTGCTGAAACTATAGAGATGGTATTACGTTTAGGAGCTATTGATTATATCATAAAGCCTTTCAATTTCGAGAGATTCAAACAGGCTTTAAATAATGTCATTAACAGACGTCGACAGCTAAAAAGTGGCGAAAAAATAACTCAAGACACCCTGGATAAGTGGATTAAAAAAGCTGGCGACAAAGACCTGGTTCAAGAAAAAGGTATAAATACTTCGACATACCAAACCATTAAAAAGTTTATCAAACAATCAAATGCCCCTTTGACTGCACAAAAAGTAAGTGATAGTACTGACTTAGCTAGGGTTACTGTTAGGCGTTATTTAGAGTATATGGTAGAAGAAGGCCTTGTAAAAGAAGAGCTTAATTATGGTAAAGTAGGCAGACCACAAAAAAGTTACTTGTGGATTGGAGTAGATTAA
- a CDS encoding ATP-binding protein, which produces MKIQYKITLAIALLIIVLILVLTVFMYGNWYSSVQKQVALDAKDHAIIIAEQEALQRAMMLDNGYISVNRMVESIHLKTGIQYLYIVNMEGRYFAHPIPDKVNTYHNQNDTKLDPLVSSPTYHYSLYNDAMVEAYVPIYTDGIQSGAVVVGMYNGRILQTIKGHAFRLVMFSSLAMILGVFIAYGLSKNIKKNMYDLEPEAIALLLNQQETVLEQIGEGIVATNHMGEILLINENAKNLLEMPNLRLGMKINTIPIFKLFGKLPKKDNKCEEEWRINENKIVKVQVVDLQKVSERLGFLYKIEDMSLVRQRAEELTNMQQLTQALRAQNHEFMNKLHTITGLIQLDEYDEALNYIEKITKARKAMVDALNQRIKVPAVAGLILAKHSKGAERKIELIIDEEAHISKIPKGALEEDITSIIGNLIDNAMDVLAKEGGGKIYLDMYQDSKQFSITVWDDGPGMSDTCLEKCFEKGFSTKGEDRGYGLYIVKNIVDYLNGHLELKNQEGLCCKVYLPMERKEV; this is translated from the coding sequence ATGAAAATTCAATATAAAATTACGTTAGCTATAGCGCTACTCATTATAGTACTAATTTTAGTACTAACAGTTTTTATGTATGGTAACTGGTATAGCTCTGTTCAAAAACAAGTGGCACTTGATGCTAAAGACCATGCTATTATAATAGCAGAACAAGAAGCACTCCAAAGAGCAATGATGTTGGATAACGGGTATATCTCGGTTAATAGAATGGTGGAAAGCATACACCTTAAAACAGGTATTCAGTATCTATATATTGTTAATATGGAGGGCAGGTATTTTGCCCATCCCATACCTGATAAAGTAAACACTTATCATAACCAAAACGATACTAAGTTGGATCCTTTGGTGTCCAGCCCTACCTACCATTATAGTTTATATAACGATGCAATGGTGGAAGCTTACGTGCCTATATATACCGATGGTATTCAAAGCGGTGCAGTTGTAGTCGGCATGTATAACGGAAGAATTTTACAAACCATAAAAGGTCATGCCTTTAGACTGGTTATGTTTTCTTCCTTAGCAATGATTTTAGGGGTTTTTATTGCTTACGGCTTATCTAAAAACATTAAAAAAAATATGTATGACTTAGAACCTGAAGCCATAGCTTTATTATTAAATCAACAAGAAACCGTTTTAGAACAAATCGGCGAAGGTATTGTAGCGACTAACCATATGGGAGAAATCTTGTTAATTAACGAAAACGCAAAAAACCTTTTAGAAATGCCTAACCTAAGACTTGGAATGAAGATAAATACTATCCCTATCTTTAAATTATTTGGAAAACTTCCTAAAAAAGACAATAAGTGTGAAGAAGAGTGGCGTATAAATGAAAACAAGATAGTTAAAGTACAAGTAGTTGATTTACAGAAAGTCAGTGAACGGCTGGGCTTTTTATATAAAATAGAAGATATGAGTTTAGTTAGACAACGGGCTGAGGAGCTGACTAATATGCAGCAACTGACTCAAGCTCTTAGGGCACAGAATCACGAGTTTATGAATAAGCTTCATACTATAACTGGTTTGATTCAACTAGATGAATATGATGAGGCTTTAAACTATATTGAAAAAATAACAAAAGCACGGAAAGCGATGGTAGACGCGCTTAATCAACGCATAAAGGTTCCTGCTGTGGCAGGGCTTATTTTAGCAAAACATTCAAAAGGAGCAGAACGAAAGATAGAGTTGATAATTGATGAAGAAGCTCATATTAGTAAAATTCCTAAAGGCGCACTAGAGGAAGACATTACTTCTATTATAGGTAATTTAATTGACAATGCCATGGATGTGCTGGCAAAAGAAGGGGGAGGAAAAATTTATCTAGACATGTACCAAGATAGTAAGCAATTCTCTATAACTGTTTGGGATGATGGGCCTGGAATGAGCGATACTTGCTTAGAAAAATGCTTTGAAAAAGGATTTAGTACTAAAGGCGAAGACCGGGGTTATGGACTTTATATAGTCAAAAATATTGTTGATTATTTAAATGGTCATTTAGAACTTAAAAATCAAGAAGGCTTATGTTGTAAAGTGTATTTACCAATGGAAAGAAAGGAAGTTTAA
- a CDS encoding flavocytochrome c, whose amino-acid sequence MKKTLMLLLAVMLMATTVVGCGSDAIYKSGTYEGVGEGYSGKIVVEVEVSDTEIKEVKILEFNDSDFALEPAKQLIEAVIGSNNTEVDVISGATETSNGVLEAIEDALLDARISDAPAKTNNNQEEEELEDLTTDVVVIGAGGAGLTAAIEAKANGADVIVVEKMPLIGGNTKLATGGLNAAESSVQSELDITDSVELFMEDIMTGGGEINDQDLVDILASESAETVDWLIELGVDLSDIGRMGGASADRTHRPTGGDPVGDHLVEILYENATNMGIEVLLNSEVIEVTGDDNGVSGVIAKTAGGEFSIDAKAVVIASGGFGADNEVVASYDESLEGYGTTNHPGATGDALGFTKNLNVDFVDMNEIQTHPTVMPSNNFMITEAVRGNGAILVNREGERFVSELGSRAEVSNAQLEQTGSTSFLVFDQGIRESLGAIDGYYNNGFLVKGETISDLASELDIEASALESTIETYNGYVASENDEDYSRQDMPRSLETGPYYAVEVGPAVHHTMGGVRITTESEVLNTDGKVIPGLYAAGEVTGAIHGNNRLGGNALTDITVFGRIAGVNAAKSSN is encoded by the coding sequence ATGAAAAAAACACTGATGTTATTACTTGCTGTTATGCTAATGGCTACTACAGTAGTAGGATGTGGTTCTGATGCCATATACAAATCGGGAACATATGAGGGAGTAGGCGAAGGATACTCCGGTAAAATAGTTGTTGAAGTGGAGGTATCAGATACAGAAATCAAAGAAGTAAAGATACTAGAATTTAATGATTCAGATTTTGCTTTAGAGCCTGCAAAGCAGCTTATCGAAGCTGTTATTGGTTCTAATAATACCGAGGTAGACGTAATTTCAGGTGCAACCGAAACGTCTAATGGAGTTTTAGAAGCAATTGAAGATGCTCTTTTAGATGCTAGAATTTCAGATGCCCCAGCTAAAACAAACAACAACCAAGAAGAAGAAGAATTAGAAGATCTTACAACAGATGTAGTTGTAATTGGAGCCGGTGGTGCAGGACTAACTGCTGCCATAGAAGCAAAAGCAAATGGTGCTGATGTAATAGTGGTAGAAAAAATGCCCTTAATTGGTGGAAACACTAAGCTAGCAACAGGAGGGCTAAATGCAGCCGAATCCAGCGTGCAAAGTGAGCTTGATATTACAGATAGCGTTGAGCTATTTATGGAAGATATAATGACTGGCGGAGGGGAAATTAACGACCAAGATTTAGTCGATATTTTAGCTAGCGAATCCGCTGAAACAGTTGACTGGCTGATAGAGCTAGGTGTAGATTTATCTGATATTGGTAGAATGGGTGGTGCAAGTGCAGATCGTACTCATCGTCCAACAGGTGGAGATCCAGTTGGTGATCACCTAGTTGAAATATTGTATGAAAATGCTACAAACATGGGTATAGAGGTGCTTCTAAATAGTGAAGTAATTGAAGTAACTGGCGATGATAACGGAGTTAGCGGCGTTATAGCAAAAACTGCAGGCGGCGAATTCAGTATAGACGCTAAGGCAGTCGTTATCGCTTCAGGTGGTTTTGGTGCCGATAATGAAGTTGTTGCTAGCTATGATGAAAGCCTAGAAGGATATGGTACAACTAACCACCCAGGGGCAACCGGAGATGCTTTAGGCTTTACCAAAAACCTAAACGTGGATTTTGTAGATATGAATGAAATTCAAACCCACCCAACTGTTATGCCATCAAATAATTTTATGATAACAGAAGCAGTAAGAGGAAACGGAGCTATCTTGGTGAATCGTGAGGGAGAAAGGTTTGTAAGTGAGTTAGGAAGTCGTGCAGAAGTATCTAATGCACAGCTAGAGCAAACCGGTTCAACTAGTTTTCTAGTCTTTGACCAGGGTATAAGGGAAAGTTTAGGAGCTATTGATGGATACTATAATAACGGATTTTTAGTAAAAGGCGAAACAATTTCAGACCTTGCAAGTGAACTAGATATAGAAGCTAGCGCGTTAGAAAGTACTATTGAAACCTACAATGGATATGTTGCATCAGAAAATGATGAAGACTACTCAAGACAAGATATGCCAAGAAGCCTAGAAACTGGCCCATATTATGCCGTAGAAGTAGGACCAGCTGTACACCATACTATGGGTGGAGTAAGGATCACAACAGAATCAGAAGTTTTAAACACTGATGGCAAAGTAATACCAGGCTTATATGCTGCCGGAGAGGTGACAGGTGCTATTCATGGTAACAATAGGCTTGGTGGAAATGCACTTACAGATATAACAGTTTTTGGAAGAATTGCAGGAGTAAATGCAGCAAAGTCATCTAACTAG
- a CDS encoding GntR family transcriptional regulator: protein MSKLFHENKSIFLQIKERIEDQIVDGDLKEHDQIPSTTQMVQFYKVNHITISKGINLLVEEGIIYKKRGVGMFVAKGARDKLLNSRKDAFSVQYVLPMIQEADKLGLSEEEIVSAIKKVKECNDDES from the coding sequence TTGAGTAAGTTGTTTCATGAAAATAAGTCCATTTTTTTGCAGATTAAGGAGAGAATTGAAGACCAAATTGTTGATGGAGACTTAAAGGAACATGATCAGATTCCTTCTACTACACAGATGGTCCAGTTTTATAAGGTTAATCATATAACTATATCTAAAGGCATCAACTTGCTGGTAGAAGAGGGCATTATTTATAAGAAACGGGGGGTAGGAATGTTTGTTGCAAAAGGAGCTCGTGACAAACTTTTAAATAGTAGAAAGGACGCATTTTCTGTGCAGTACGTACTACCTATGATACAAGAAGCTGACAAGCTAGGTCTTTCTGAAGAGGAGATTGTAAGTGCTATTAAAAAGGTAAAGGAGTGTAATGATGATGAATCTTGA
- a CDS encoding ABC transporter ATP-binding protein produces the protein MMNLDVVFSGISLKYGDFEALKDISFSLMPGKIYGLVGRNGAGKTSLLSLMASFRTPSQGFIKIGGEEPFENSRVMPQVSFVYDSDYSVEEWSAMGYFEFAQLYRPDFDLEYAKKLAKRFKLPLDKPINKLSKGMQSSLNAILGLANRSALTIFDEVYLGMDAPTREQFYNEVIEEQSRNPRIMILSTHLVSEMEYLFDHVLILDKGSLIVDGPYDEVVSRGASITGNEVKVDRFVKGMNVLRTQKLGNTKSATVYGEIDEKERMEAQKQGLEIGSVSLQDLFIYLTKEEDSYESTNQLHKR, from the coding sequence ATGATGAATCTTGATGTTGTGTTTAGTGGTATTTCGCTAAAATATGGTGATTTTGAGGCTTTAAAGGATATATCTTTTTCTCTTATGCCTGGGAAGATATACGGTTTAGTAGGTAGAAATGGAGCGGGAAAGACATCTTTACTGTCTCTTATGGCATCCTTTAGAACACCTTCTCAGGGTTTTATTAAAATTGGGGGAGAAGAGCCATTTGAAAATAGTAGGGTCATGCCCCAGGTGAGCTTTGTTTATGACTCTGATTACAGTGTTGAAGAGTGGAGCGCAATGGGATATTTTGAGTTTGCCCAGCTGTATCGACCTGATTTTGACTTGGAATATGCCAAAAAGCTAGCTAAAAGGTTTAAGCTCCCATTAGATAAACCAATTAATAAGTTATCAAAGGGAATGCAATCTTCTTTGAATGCCATTTTAGGCCTTGCCAATCGCTCCGCATTAACTATTTTTGATGAAGTATATCTAGGGATGGATGCACCGACTCGGGAACAATTTTATAATGAGGTTATTGAAGAGCAAAGTCGTAATCCAAGGATTATGATTTTATCCACCCACCTTGTCTCAGAGATGGAATATTTATTTGATCATGTTTTAATTTTAGACAAAGGTTCGCTTATTGTAGATGGACCTTATGACGAGGTAGTTAGCCGTGGCGCTTCTATTACCGGCAACGAAGTTAAGGTGGATAGGTTTGTTAAAGGAATGAATGTACTAAGGACTCAAAAGCTTGGAAATACAAAGTCGGCAACTGTATATGGCGAAATAGATGAAAAAGAACGGATGGAAGCTCAGAAGCAGGGGCTTGAGATAGGCTCTGTATCTTTGCAAGATTTGTTTATCTACTTAACAAAGGAGGAAGACTCTTATGAATCTACAAATCAACTCCATAAAAGGTAA
- a CDS encoding GntR family transcriptional regulator, with translation MNILISKLSQTPIYEQIEKQVKENILSGKITAGEQLPSIRGLARELKVGIITVKRAYEELEKAGIIVNIQGRGSFVKDIDVSQIKVIHLEMLRERLVDIKDFCQASDISMDELMEEIKYLYGGEKDE, from the coding sequence TTGAATATACTTATTTCTAAGCTTTCTCAAACGCCTATTTACGAACAGATTGAAAAGCAAGTTAAAGAAAATATCTTATCTGGCAAAATAACGGCAGGTGAGCAGCTGCCTTCGATAAGGGGCCTTGCCCGAGAGTTAAAGGTAGGTATAATTACCGTTAAAAGAGCTTATGAAGAACTAGAAAAAGCCGGGATAATAGTTAATATCCAAGGTAGAGGATCGTTTGTTAAGGATATTGATGTTAGTCAAATAAAAGTTATACATTTAGAAATGTTACGCGAGCGGCTTGTTGATATCAAAGATTTTTGTCAGGCTTCTGATATATCTATGGATGAACTTATGGAGGAAATCAAGTATTTATATGGAGGGGAAAAAGATGAGTGA
- a CDS encoding ABC transporter ATP-binding protein — translation MSDNALDVKGLSATVGGFKLQDINLSVQKGTIMGLIGENGAGKTTLIKTILNRIQREKGKVFFHGKELVGNEKAIKAKLGVVFDENIYPGSYKPKKIYKSFAPFYKGNYEKRFFELMERFKLDPNKRFIDYSKGMQVKFSIVMALFHDPDLIILDEPTAGIDPVARADILDLVLDIMQNEEKSVLFSTHITTDLEKIADFITLIDRGRIVFSEEKDELLDRFAVVNVEESAMTDTLRDNLIGVKKSLFGYTGLSLDKEALNALSGIKLARPTIEDIMVYSNEVGGEIYD, via the coding sequence ATGAGTGATAATGCGTTGGATGTTAAAGGCTTAAGTGCAACTGTTGGAGGTTTTAAACTGCAAGATATAAATTTATCGGTACAAAAGGGGACTATAATGGGGCTTATCGGAGAAAACGGTGCTGGTAAAACTACTTTAATAAAGACAATACTTAACAGGATTCAAAGGGAAAAAGGCAAGGTGTTTTTTCATGGTAAAGAATTAGTAGGTAATGAAAAAGCTATTAAAGCCAAGCTAGGTGTCGTTTTTGATGAAAATATATACCCAGGCAGCTATAAACCTAAAAAAATATATAAAAGCTTTGCTCCTTTTTATAAAGGGAACTATGAAAAAAGGTTTTTCGAGCTGATGGAGCGTTTTAAGCTGGATCCTAATAAGAGGTTTATCGACTACTCGAAAGGAATGCAGGTTAAGTTTTCAATTGTTATGGCGCTGTTTCATGACCCGGACCTAATAATATTAGATGAGCCTACAGCAGGAATTGATCCAGTAGCTAGGGCTGATATTTTAGACTTGGTTTTAGATATCATGCAAAACGAGGAAAAATCAGTGCTATTTTCTACCCATATAACTACGGATCTTGAAAAGATTGCAGATTTTATAACCTTGATTGATAGAGGCAGAATTGTTTTTTCTGAGGAAAAAGATGAGCTTTTAGATAGGTTTGCGGTAGTTAATGTTGAAGAATCGGCCATGACAGATACTCTTAGAGATAACCTTATAGGGGTAAAGAAAAGTTTATTCGGCTATACAGGTTTGTCCTTAGACAAAGAAGCGCTTAACGCCTTAAGCGGGATAAAGCTGGCTAGGCCCACTATTGAAGATATAATGGTTTATTCAAATGAAGTAGGTGGTGAGATTTATGATTAG